Proteins encoded together in one Mastomys coucha isolate ucsf_1 unplaced genomic scaffold, UCSF_Mcou_1 pScaffold16, whole genome shotgun sequence window:
- the Kcna10 gene encoding potassium voltage-gated channel subfamily A member 10 — MDVCGWKEMEVALVNFDNSDEIHEEPGYATDFDPTSSKGRPGSSPFSNWRVLISDNTNHETAFSKIPGEYVDPPGPEPVVLNEGNQRVIINIAGLRFETQLRTLNQFPETLLGDREKRMQFFDSMRNEYFFDRNRPSFDGILYYYQSGGKIRRPANVPIDVFADEISFYELGSEAMDQFREDEGFIKDPETLLPTNDFHRQFWLLFEYPESSSAARGVAVVSVLVVVISITIFCLETLPEFREDRELKVVRDPSINTNKTGLSQTMFTDPFFMVESTCIVWFTFELVLRFVVCPSKTDFFKNIMNIIDIISIIPYFATLITELVQETEPSAQQNMSLAILRIIRLVRVFRIFKLSRHSKGLQILGQTLKASMRELGLLIFFLFIGVILFSSAVYFAEVDEPESHFSSIPDGFWWAVVTMTTVGYGDMCPTTPGGKIVGTLCAIAGVLTIALPVPVIVSNFNYFYHRETENEEKPNIPGELDKILNSVGSRVGSTDSLNKTNGGCSAEKSRK, encoded by the coding sequence ATGGATGTGTGTGGCTGGAAAGAAATGGAGGTTGCTCTGGTCAATTTTGATAACTCAGATGAAATCCATGAAGAGCCAGGCTATGCCACAGACTTTGACCCTACCAGCTCAAAAGGCCGGCCTGGTAGCAGTCCCTTTTCCAACTGGAGAGTCCTTATCAGTGACAATACCAACCATGAAACTGCGTTCTCCAAGATCCCAGGAGAGTATGTGGATCCCCCGGGGCCTGAGCCAGTGGTCTTAAATGAGGGAAACCAAAGGGTAATCATCAACATCGCGGGGCTGAGGTTTGAGACTCAGCTCAGAACTCTCAATCAATTCCCAGAGACACTCCTGGGAGACCGGGAGAAAAGGATGCAATTTTTTGACTCCATGAGAAATGAGTATTTCTTTGATAGAAACAGACCTAGTTTTGATGGAATCTTATATTATTACCAGTCTGGCGGGAAAATACGGCGGCCAGCCAATGTACCTATCGACGTTTTCGCTGATGAGATCTCCTTCTATGAACTGGGTAGCGAGGCTATGGACCAGTTCCGGGAGGATGAAGGCTTCATTAAGGACCCTGAAACACTGCTGCCCACCAATGATTTTCACCGGCAGTTCTGGCTTCTCTTCGAGTACCCTGAGAGCTCCAGTGCAGCTCGAGGCGTGGCTGTGGTCTCGGTTTTGGTTGTAGTAATCTCCATCACCATCTTCTGCCTGGAGACACTCCCAGAGTTCCGCGAGGACAGGGAGCTGAAGGTGGTCAGAGACCCCAGCATCAATACAAACAAAACAGGCCTCTCCCAGACCATGTTCACTGATCCTTTCTTTATGGTGGAGTCCACCTGCATTGTGTGGTTCACCTTTGAGCTGGTGCTCCGGTTTGTGGTCTGCCCCAGCAAGACTGACTTCTTCAAGAACATCATGAACATTATCGACATCATCTCCATCATCCCCTACTTTGCAACCCTCATAACAGAGCTAGTACAGGAGACGGAACCAAGTGCCCAGCAGAACATGTCCCTGGCCATCCTGAGGATCATCCGCCTAGTAAGGGTCTTCCGCATCTTCAAGCTCTCCCgccattctaaggggctgcagatCCTGGGACAGACGCTGAAGGCTTCCATGCGGGAGCTGGGGctgctcatcttcttcctcttcattggGGTCATCCTTTTCTCCAGTGCAGTCTACTTTGCTGAAGTGGATGAGCCAGAGTCCCATTTCTCTAGCATTcctgatggcttctggtgggcTGTGGTCACCATGACGACTGTAGGCTACGGTGACATGTGCCCAACCACCCCAGGAGGGAAGATTGTGGGCACTCTGTGCGCCATTGCTGGTGTCCTCACCATTGCCCTCCCTGTACCTGTCATTGTCTCCAATTTCAACTACTTCTACCACCGTGAGACTGAGAATGAGGAGAAGCCAAACATCCCAGGAGAGCTTGACAAAATCCTCAACAGTGTGGGCTCCAGAGTAGGGAGTACTGACTCTCTTAACAAGACCAATGGCGGCTGTTCTGCAGAGAAGTCCAGGAAGTGA